In Euphorbia lathyris chromosome 2, ddEupLath1.1, whole genome shotgun sequence, the sequence ttattgttgACAATtacttaataaattaatatttgcaAAAGGAAACTGAAATTATGTATATAATCCCTATAATCGattaaatgtttatgttatAAAGATTAAATCGATTAATCAGGATgttcattattaattaaaagAATGTTATTTCTTTGATTAAATATGAATGAAATAATGTTTAATTGTATTAATAGAGTTATAGCAAAAATACGAAACGATCAAATTGTAAAatagtaattaattttttagttgTAAATTCTCGGTTCAGTGGttaaaaaacagaataaaatcTATATACTAAATGTTTATGTAATGAAAATAACAAATATGAATGAACATTATATCTTATTAAATGGTTTGAGAAATTATAAGGGTCCAAAAGCCCAAATCCATATCCAAAGCCCATAAGCTATCCATTAATATTTGCAATACACTAAACTAACTAATGGAGtttaacactaattaataagtACTTTATGCTAAATAATTGAAGAATCTGCCTATATAAAGAGGCTTGTGGACCCAAAATAAGGGGGAGAAAAAACAAAAGGAGAAGGTCATTTAGGAAAATCTGCAGCTCCTTCTCTCTTGCTGGTCTTCCAAAAAGGTAAGATCACCCTTTCCCTTTCTATTCCTGTCACTTTCTGTTCTGTTCCTTTGTCACTTTCTGTTATATTTATTGTTGTATatttcctttttgtttttttatcaacCTACTTCATCTCTTCTTGTGATATTcatctctgtttttttttcctttccaaaAGTAGAAATTCTTGACCATTAAAACCTTAATGGTTCTGTCTCTAGGTTCTAAAGACAAAAATCATTAAAGTTTCCATTAATGGTCTCAGATCCATGTCTTTAATAAAGAAAAGGAGGAGGCTTTAATGTCTAAACATCAAGGGAAAGGCATTTAAAGACATTTTTCTGGTTTCCAGGTTCTGGAAGCCAAACAAAAGGCCTCAGAAATGCCTAAGATCAAAGGATCTGGAAAATATACCTATTTTCCAGATCTGAAAGAACCCTTTGAGATGTCTAAACACTAAAGTCTACTCCTTTTATCTTTTACACCACTCTGGTTTCTTTAACTAAAccatacaaaataaaaatagagaCTTTACAAAGGTAGAGCCTTTTTTTTCGAAAAACACACATGATCCTAAAAAGATGACTCTTTTATTACAATGAAAACCCTAAGACCTATAAAGACAGaagctttataaaaaaaaaagatgacatTTTTATTACAGTGAAAGCCCTAAAAGTCCAAGAACCAAAGATAAAGACACCAACTTTGTAAAAAAGGAAGACCCTTTTTTCTCAATAACACCAGATTCAGTGCTTTCACTCCAAAAACCAAAGATAAAAACACCAACTTTATAAAAAAGAAGACCCTTTTTTCACAATAACACTAGATTCAGCGCTTTCACTCCAAAAACCAAAGATAAAGACACCAACTTTATAAAAAAGAAGACCCTTTTTCACAACCATACACAAAAAACGCATTACAAATTAGCAGGAGACAAATTTCTTCATTAACGAATCTGGAAAACCCCATAAATGTCATCAGAATACAAGTTGAGTACAATATTCGTAACAAAAAAACCATCCCCGCGTCCTCTGGTCCGTAATAAGTTAATGAGTCGCCAAGACCTGCATCCCGAACTCTAGGAACTCGAGAGAACACGAGAAAAAGTTAAGAAACGGGGAAGGAACGaacataaataaaagaaatataccTCAGACATGATTTACCTTAGGAGAGACCAGATCGGGGGTGGGTCGGACTCCTAAGGAGTCGAGCGACTGCCGTCCGCCTATAAACTCCCTAAGCAGCGCGGATCAGAGGCGGATCAGCTCTGTTTCGCCTGCAAACGCCAAAAGAAATGGCCATCAAACCGACACGCTCGAAACTAGGAAGAAAAGAAAGGGAATAGGGGAAAAAGCGAGGACTTACCAAGGATATAGCCGCGGACGGACAGATCTGAACGGATCTGTGCAAAACGCAAGGGAGACCCTGCGCTCCGGCTTCGAAACGGAAGACGGAGAGAAGGAGGGGGACGCTCCGTTGCTGTCGGGACAGCAGCGATTCCATCGTCGGCCGAGTAAGGGGGCGGCAGAGCAAGCCTAGGCGGTGGAGTTCGCAACTCTTTGcgaaagagaaaagagaaagagcAGAGGGAAAAGACTAGGGTTGAGAGGGGTGAATAGCAGGAGTCTATAAGGGGAAGAGGCTTGTCTGTCGACCAAAGAGTAAAAGAGGGAGGCCAGGTCAAAAATGGTTAGTATAGTGGTATTTATATTAGGGTAAATTAGGGTTAAAGGTTGGGCTAAATAAAAAGAATCCGGAAATCAGTTATTTGGGCCTAGATAATAGTGAAAAGAAATTGATAGATTTTGTTTTAATGTCCCACTTCTCCTTCACATATTAATTAGACGGGTCATTCTCAATTTAATTGGATTCATGGGCTTAGTTTGCATAGgttcaaattaataaataataagcTTGTTGGAATTAATTAAGTCCTgtataatttattctttaccTATCTTAATGATTACTACTACATCATGCTTCAATGTGACCAATTCGATTTAATTAAATGGTTTTCATACTGATTGGTCTTTTTGCGTACTAATTAGTCCGTCCGATAATTATCCGCTTCATCCATGCGTCTACGTTTAGAGATGTAAAATTGGtctaaaacaaaattaataaaacgaACAACCCGAGTCATACGTCCATGTCATGGGGGTGTAAAAAAAAATCGGTTAAGagaaaaattaactaaaattaaccgACTTGATTTATAACCCTATGTTATAGGGATATAAGTTAAACGTGTACGAAACTAACAAAGTTGACGCGAATCGATTTATACTTTTATGTCATAAAGGTATGAAAgtgattcaaaaaaataaaaaaattaattcaaacGGAGTATCTCAACTTATACGTCTATGTTATAGGGGTATGAGAGCGGTAAACGAACTAATTTATGTGGctatgttatagaaatataaaTTAGACACTAtcgaaaattaataaaattatacgtctatatttaaagtaaataaaatcgagataaatcaaataaatttaacataaaaatcacataTTTTAGTACCAATATttgggcggggtagggtgattaatcaagtttttcttccctacacgtaaccgacaAACGAACCTAAAATCTCAATTTCGCAGACCCCCTTATCCATTAAAATTCAACCATTTCCGGTGTCCAATCACGCCTTAAttctgattggtggcgactctaaaaaatagttttaattagGAAAAACTATTAACCGATTTAGCTTCCGGCGTTCGTGCCCCTGAAAAATCCGGTGACGAATGATGATCGTTGCTTGGTCAAGACCAAAGTAGAGGAAATAATGATGCCAATGGAACACTTATACCGCATAATGTGCAAAATAGGACTACTCGAGGAACATCCTGAAGGGAGAACCACATGTAGCTATCACGCGGAGAAAGTGGGACACCTAATCACGGAATGCGATCAGTTCAAGCAAAAGGTCCAAGAATGTATGGATGTGAAGATGTTAATTTTTGAGGCATCGAGTCAGAGAGTAGCAGGTGTGAACATGGTGCAAAGGGAGGAATCATCATTGCCGGTTCCTATAGTGATTAACTATAATAGAAGGCAACAAGCTCTCGTTGGGGATCTTGAATCTACTTTCATGACAAAGTTGATCATTCAGGCTCCAACTCCTTTTCCATTTGAGAGTACACGGGCAGTACCTTGGAAGTATGATAGTATGGTAGTACCACAAAATTGTAGTACCAGTCACGTGGAGGGTTTGGCTGACATTTTTGGAACGACGGGAATGACTAGGAGTGGCCGGTGTTTCACATCAGAGGAAGTAGAAAAGAGACGTCGAGAAAATACAGAAAGGcgtagaaaaggaaaagcaaAAGAGGGTGATACGGTAGAGGACCCTTTGGAGAAAGAATTCGATACCTCAGATAAGTCATCCACTAAGGAAATTGTTACGGAGGATGAAGCTTGTGAATTCCTAAAGTTGGTAAAGCAAAGCGAGTACAGAGTGATTGAACAATTGAACCAAATACCGGCTCGCATATCCTTATTGTCATTGATAATGTCGTCAACATCCCATAGAGCAGCTTTACTCAAGATTTTGGACCAGGCATATGTATGCCACGATATATCGGTGGAGAACCTGAATAATATAGTAGGTAATGTGGTAGCATCCAACTATCTCACCTTTACAGATGATGAAATACCGATGGAGGGTACGGGGCACACCAAGGCGCTGCATATCTCTGTTAAATGCAAGGATCACGCTGTTGCAAGGGTGTTGATTGATAATGGGTCATCCCTCAATATCATGCCCAGATCGACTTTAGCTCGACTGCCCGTGGATAGTTCATACATAAAGCCTAGCAACGTTCTAGTCAGGGCTTTCGATGGAACTAAAAGAGAGGTGATAGGTGATGTGGAGTTGCCAATTCAAATTGGACCAGTGACATTCAACATCGCCTTTCAAGTCATGGACATCACCCCTGCATATAGTTTGTTGCTCGGAAGATCCTGGATCCATTCTACAGGAGCAATCCCGTCTTCGTTACATCAAAAGATCAAGTTCATAGTGAATGGGAAGCTAATAGAGGTATCTGGGGAGGAGGATATCTTGATAAGCAAATGCCCTTCGATGCCTTACATCGACGTCGCCGAAGAGTCAATCGAAAGCTCATTTCAGACCTTCGAGGTTACAAGCGCAGCCTATACTACCAAAGGGCCGCAAATTTTTATGCCCCGACACTCTAAGACAGTAATGGAAATGGCCAGGGAAATGATAAGAAGCCATTATCAGGCGCAAAGAGGTTTAGGAAAGGATAATCAAGGAAGGGCTGATTGTTTGGAACCTTTGGCAAACTACTTTCGAGTAGGATTGGGATACCACGCTACTAGGCACGAAAGGTGGAAGATACAACAACAAAAAAGAGAAGCCCGCCTTGCTAGGTTGGAAAATAGGGAGGTCAATGAAGATAAAAGGGAGTTTCCTCCCATAAGCAGTGCTTTCATAAGTAAGGGGAGGTTCTCGCTAAATGACGGGACGATGGTCATTTCAGTGATAGGGAAAGACGAGGGTGATCCAGGACCAAGTGACTGGGTGTCTGTTTGTGAAGGAGAGCTCCAGAATTGGAAAACTTATGATCTTCCTgtaaaaaagtaataataagcgttaatttctttaaattatgcCTAAGGTTTAAAGAATGAAATGTTATCTGGCGcccttttctttttcaataaaaaGTTATTCAATAAAGTGCAAGTTTTCACACCTACGACCATCTTTCTTGTCTTTTCATATATCTATaccaatatttattatttctttttttctttcttcttccttttatGATGTGTGCATTCAGGAGCAGTGATGAGGTATTTGACAATCACGATAATTATGAACCAATTTGCAATTCCGATAATTCGGTCTATGAAATGGACTTTGAAGGAGAAATTGAGGAAGAAATCCCTACAGAAATTGAAAGGATGTTAGAAGCAGAAAAGAAAACCATGGAACCACAAGCTGAGGCCCTAGAAGTAGTAAACTTAGGGACGGAAAAGGAGCCTAGAGAAGTTAAGATAAATGGAACTTTGGACCAAGACATCAAAGAAAGGCTAgcaagcttattaaaggaataTAAGGATGTGTTCGCATGGTCGTATGAAGATATGCCCGGTCTAAATACAGACATTGTGGTGCATAAGTTACCGCTAAAACCTGAATCCAAACCGGTGAAacaaaaattgagaaaaatgaaGCCGGAAACattgttaaaaataaaagaggaggtgaagaagcaatTTGATGCTGGCTTTTTAGCGGTATCTAATTATTCAGAATGGGTTGCAAATGTGGTACCAGTTCCAAAAAAGGATGGAAAGGTAAGGATGTGCGTAGATTACAGGGATTTGAATCGAGGCAGTCCGAAAGATAACTTTCCGTTACCCCACATTGACGTATTGGTGGATAACACCGCCGGGTACCATATGTTATCCTTGATGGATGGATTTTCAGGCTACAGCCAGATCTTGATGGATATGCTAGATAGAGAAAAAACAACTTTCGTAACCCTGTGGGGAACCTTCTGTTACAAGGTGATGCCGTTTGGGTTAAAGAACGCAGGGGCAACGTACCAAAGGGCGATGGTCACTATATTCCATGACATGATGCATAAGGAAATGGAGGTATACGTGGATGATATGGTAGCAAAATCGCGAGCAAATGAAGATCACGTGGTCGTACTAAGGAAAGTCTTTGAGCGGCTCCGGAAATTTCAAATACGACTAAACCCTTCGAAGTGCGTGTTCGGCATTACTTCTGGAAAGCTCCTAGGATTCATTGTGAGTAGAAGAGGGATTGAAGTTGACCCAGACAAAATCAAGGCGATACTTGAGATGCCTCCcccaaaatcggaaaaagaagTGAGAGGTTTCCTAGGGAAGTTGAACTATATAGCTCGTTTCATAGCTCAATTAACTTCGACCTGCGAGCCGATCTTCAAGTTACTAAGGAAGTGCAATCCTTCCAAATGGAATCCGGATTGTCAAAAAGCCCTTGACAAGATAAAAGAATACTTGCAAAATCCACCGATATTGCAGCCCGTTAATCCGGATAAGCCGTTGTTGCTCTACTTAACGGCGCACGATAATTCCATGGGTGCACTCTTGGCACAACATGACgaaacaaagaaaaaggagCATGCCATTTACTATGTCAGTAAAAAATTCACCGACTGCGAATCCAGATATTCCCCTCTAGAAAAGACTTGTGCGGCATTAGCCTGGGCGTCTCAGAGATTGAGACATTACATGCTAAATAATACTACGTGTTTGATCTCCAGGATGGACCCGGTTAAGTTCATCTTCGAAAAACCTGCATTAACGGGAAGGTTGGCCAGGTGGCAAGTCTTATTGTCTGAATATGACATTGTATATGTGGCTCAAAAGGCAATAAAGGGCTCGGTGATCGCGAATTTTCTCAATGATTACCCCGTGGAACATGACCACCCGATGGAGGTGTCCTTCCCAGATGAAGACATTGTGGCTGTCGAGATAGATGAAAATCCCCTTAACGTGTGGACAATGAGGTTCGATGGAGCATCCAACGCCATGGGTCATGGGATAGGGGTAGTTTTGGTATCACCAAAAGGTCAACACTTCCCTATCACAGCAAGACTATGTTTTCAGAATACCAACAATACGGCTGAGTATGAAGCATGCGCTTTAGGAGTCCGAGCTGCGTTAGAAATgggaataaaaaatttgaaagtttatggagattcggcTTTAGTCATCAACCAGCTTAATGGGGAGTGGGAAACTCGAGATAGTAAACTCATCCCATATCAAGAGCATATACAAGAAATGATCAAAAGTTTCCATTTCATCAAATTTGAACATGTATCCCGATTGGAAAACCAAATGGCAGACGCATTAGCAACCTTAGCCTCCGCATTTGAACTAGAGAAATGTCAAAAACTACCGGCCATCGAGATTAAGTTGCATGAAGACCAGGCCTATTGTGGGAATATAGAACAGGAGGCCGATGGGAAACCATGGTATCATGATATCAAGAACTACATACAGGAACAGATCTACCCCCAGGGGGCAACTAATAATGATAAGAGGGCGATAAGAAGATTGGCTACAAGTTTCTTCCTAAGCGGAGACATCTTATATAAAAGGAATCACGATACCACTTTAATCCGATGTGTATGCTTTCCTTACAATCAGCAGCTAGTGGAAGAGGTACATGAAGGGTTCTGCGGAACCCACCTCGGAGGACATGCTTTGGCTAGGAAGATCTTAAGGATGGGGTACTATTGGATCAAGATGGAATCTGATTGCATCAAATATGTTCGAAAGTGCCACAAATGCCAAATTTACGCAGATGACATGAACGCGCCATCCGAACAGCTCCATGTAATGGTGGCACCTTGGCCTTTTTCAATGTGGGGTTTGGATGTCATTGGGCCTATCGAACCAAAGGCTTCGAATGGCCATCGTTTCATCCTCGTCGCCATTGactatttcaccaaatgggttgAAGCTGCATCTTACGCTAGTGTAACCAGAACAGTGGTAACGAAGTTCATGAAAAATAACATCGTCTGCAGATATGGATTACCCGAGCGCATCATTACGGATAACGCGAAAAACTTCAACAACAAAACCATGGAAGAAATGTGTATGCATTTCAAAATTAAACATCACAATTCCACGCCTTACAGACCGAAAATGAATGGCGCTGTTGAAGCCGCAAACAAAAACATCAAAAAAATCGTGCAAAAGATGGCCTTGACTTACAAAGATTGGCATGACATGTTACCATTCGCGTTGCACGGGTACAGAACCACGGCTAGGACTTCCACTGGTGCAACTCCCTTCTCTCTAGTATACGGTATGGAAGCTGTCTTACCCGTAGAGGTCGAGATTCCGTCATTAAGGATTATGATGGAAGCAGGGATAGAGGATTCAGAATGGGCTCAAAAAAGATATGACCAGCTGAATTTCATTGAAGAAAAAAGGTTGACAGGAATATGCCACGGGCAACTATACCAAAGAAGACTGATAAAGTCGTATGGTAAAAAGGTGAGACCCAGACAGTTTCGAGAGGGGGAATTGGTGCTTAAGAAGATTATTTTAAAGAACCTAGATCCTCGGGGAAAATGGACCCCAAAATATGAAGGCCCCTATGTGGTGAAGAGGGCGTTCACCGGAGGGGCGTTGACGTTGACAAACATGGATGGCAACGAGTTGCCGAACCCCGTAAATTCTGATTCTGTCAAGAAATATTTTGCATAATTGTGCTTAGGATTGTCAAACGATTGTCAAACATCTTATCCTGGTATTTGAATAACGCATGAttctataaaaaataaaatatctctGATCCTCTGTCAACCATGAATACGCCCTATATACGTATATACTTTTAATATGTAATTACGCTCACTTAAAAGAAGTCTTTTCTTTATACTcttgttttcttttctctcgCATAATACTGAcgaatttttatgaaaaaaaggGGAGCATGATGCTAACGAATATTATTACACAAAAGGGGAAGATTGTAAGAGATTTCGCTCCTGCCTTAACAGCCCGGAAGGATGAAGTTTGAATAATGAATTAGCAGCGATCGAGCCTCGAAAATTGTATTGCGCCATAATGAAAGAAAGAACGTTCATACAGGACCATATTCCCACGATAGCCCCAACTCTAGAAGGATGATGAAGTGGAGAAGACGAGGGTCAATAGGGACCGCTTTGTGCAACATAAACAAACACTTGCCAATAGTATGGAGGGAATCAAACTTACTTCTTAGAACAATCGGGGTTTCGGATAAATGAGTCCGGGGTGAATGATCCCTGCTCGGGGCATTCCTTCGGGCGTTTGAAGAAACTGAAAAAAGGAGATAAACAAAAATGAAGTAAATTTGCTTGCCATGCATCATACCGCACAGAATAAAACATATGTGCGTCTTTTTCCTCAGAGTCACTGCACGCACTAGTTGCCTCTTTTATGGTGTATAGAATGCATGATAAATATAGAACTTAAAGAAATGTCGAGTCCGCATGTATCCACCACGCCATACTTTCACAAATGTATAGGTCCTTGTGAAAATCATCCTCGATCAAAACCGTCCTTGCTCGACGGTGTAACCCATTGGGCCAAAAGGACTATTTAGTTCTTCGCAAGAAGATGGATGCTCACGATGTAGTCGCGAAGTGGAAATTTCAGCATCCCATCTAAACCTCCTTCTATAGAATCCTCTGAGATCAAGCCTCACGATTCGATTCTGTTATTATCTGATTATTCCTTGAGATCTAGTCTCGCAATTCGTTTCTATTCGAGATGGAAACATTTGTTCCGTAGAATCCTCTGAGATCAAGCCTCACGATTCGATTCTATTATTTTCGATCTTATTATTCCTTCGAGATCTAGTCTCGCAATTCGTTTCTATTCGAGATGGAAACATTTGTTCCGTAGAATCCTCTGAGATCAAGCCTCACGATTCGAttcttttattttcaatcttGTTATTCCGTTGAGATCTAGTCTCGCAATTCGTTTCTATTCGAGATGGAAACATTTGTTCCGTAGAACCCTCTGAGATCAAGCCTCAGGATTCAATTCTGTTTATTTTCGATCAGGA encodes:
- the LOC136217427 gene encoding uncharacterized protein — encoded protein: MCKIGLLEEHPEGRTTCSYHAEKVGHLITECDQFKQKVQECMDVKMLIFEASSQRVAGVNMVQREESSLPVPIVINYNRRQQALVGDLESTFMTKLIIQAPTPFPFESTRAVPWKYDSMVVPQNCSTSHVEGLADIFGTTGMTRSGRCFTSEEVEKRRRENTERRRKGKAKEGDTVEDPLEKEFDTSDKSSTKEIVTEDEACEFLKLVKQSEYRVIEQLNQIPARISLLSLIMSSTSHRAALLKILDQAYVCHDISVENLNNIVGNVVASNYLTFTDDEIPMEGTGHTKALHISVKCKDHAVARVLIDNGSSLNIMPRSTLARLPVDSSYIKPSNVLVRAFDGTKREVIGDVELPIQIGPVTFNIAFQVMDITPAYSLLLGRSWIHSTGAIPSSLHQKIKFIVNGKLIEVSGEEDILISKCPSMPYIDVAEESIESSFQTFEVTSAAYTTKGPQIFMPRHSKTVMEMAREMIRSHYQAQRGLGKDNQGRADCLEPLANYFRVGLGYHATRHERWKIQQQKREARLARLENREVNEDKREFPPISSAFISKGRFSLNDGTMVISVIGKDEGDPGPSDWVSVCEGELQNWKTYDLPVKKSSDEVFDNHDNYEPICNSDNSVYEMDFEGEIEEEIPTEIERMLEAEKKTMEPQAEALEVVNLGTEKEPREVKINGTLDQDIKERLASLLKEYKDVFAWSYEDMPGLNTDIVVHKLPLKPESKPVKQKLRKMKPETLLKIKEEVKKQFDAGFLAVSNYSEWVANVVPVPKKDGKVRMCVDYRDLNRGSPKDNFPLPHIDVLVDNTAGYHMLSLMDGFSGYSQILMDMLDREKTTFVTLWGTFCYKVMPFGLKNAGATYQRAMVTIFHDMMHKEMEVYVDDMVAKSRANEDHVVVLRKVFERLRKFQIRLNPSKCVFGITSGKLLGFIVSRRGIEVDPDKIKAILEMPPPKSEKEVRGFLGKLNYIARFIAQLTSTCEPIFKLLRKCNPSKWNPDCQKALDKIKEYLQNPPILQPVNPDKPLLLYLTAHDNSMGALLAQHDETKKKEHAIYYVSKKFTDCESRYSPLEKTCAALAWASQRLRHYMLNNTTCLISRMDPVKFIFEKPALTGRLARWQVLLSEYDIVYVAQKAIKGSVIANFLNDYPVEHDHPMEVSFPDEDIVAVEIDENPLNVWTMRFDGASNAMGHGIGVVLVSPKGQHFPITARLCFQNTNNTAEYEACALGVRAALEMGIKNLKVYGDSALVINQLNGEWETRDSKLIPYQEHIQEMIKSFHFIKFEHVSRLENQMADALATLASAFELEKCQKLPAIEIKLHEDQAYCGNIEQEIYPQGATNNDKRAIRRLATSFFLSGDILYKRNHDTTLIRCVCFPYNQQLVEEVHEGFCGTHLGGHALARKILRMGYYWIKMESDCIKYVRKCHKCQIYADDMNAPSEQLHVMVAPWPFSMWGLDVIGPIEPKASNGHRFILVAIDYFTKWVEAASYASVTRTVVTKFMKNNIVCRYGLPERIITDNAKNFNNKTMEEMCMHFKIKHHNSTPYRPKMNGAVEAANKNIKKIVQKMALTYKDWHDMLPFALHGYRTTARTSTGATPFSLVYGMEAVLPVEVEIPSLRIMMEAGIEDSEWAQKRYDQLNFIEEKRLTGICHGQLYQRRLIKSYGKKVRPRQFREGELVLKKIILKNLDPRGKWTPKYEGPYVVKRAFTGGALTLTNMDGNELPNPVNSDSVKKYFA